The proteins below are encoded in one region of Drosophila santomea strain STO CAGO 1482 chromosome 3R, Prin_Dsan_1.1, whole genome shotgun sequence:
- the LOC120454701 gene encoding DNA-binding protein Ets97D: MDSSNDLSDELIRRLSVGGALEEVIASEMFEDSIDVETEAEPDDIIIVHMDIREPLSNLKSLVEQKIGVCLNYYTFWLQDAQELESHKNLVDQCVKGEGLVQINVQIQTIRKRINIADVLKPTEAALAAMAEEVAGQLSPPETASQKSSSSESPIKTPIKRKHKEDSEEESADTKDVKPVLNWVLDSKFKREQIRLKIPEAAIEWTQAHVTHWLEWAVKQFELGGINMSDWQMNGQELCAMTHEEFNQKLPRDPGNIFWTHLQLLKECNFVSVVHKQAEEQRKPKQPRIMSATAISTTSGGTLSLEQRIMRKSYQAVKSSDSVENTPTSMSPTNYTTIGSGNNGQVQLWQFLLEILTDCEHADIIEWVGTEGEFKLTDPDRVARLWGEKKNKPAMNYEKLSRALRYYYDGDMISKVSGKRFAYKFDCDLKLLIGYDAKELSRLVNERKVVPERVAPTETIKEDT; this comes from the exons ATGGACAGCAGCAATGACTTGTCGGACGAGCTAATACGCCGCCTCAGTGTGGGCGGTGCCTTGG AGGAAGTGATTGCCAGCGAAATGTTCGAGGATAGCATCGATGTGGAGACGGAGGCGGAGCCGGACGACATAATCATCGTACACATGGACATCCGGGAACCGCTCAGCAATCTCAA ATCACTTGTTGAGCAAAAGATAGGGGTGTGTCTGAATTACTACACATTTTGGCTGCAGGACGCACAAGAG CTGGAATCCCACAAGAATCTCGTGGATCAGTGCGTCAAGGGAGAAGGCCTGGTGCAGATCAACGTGCAGATACAAACTATTCGCAAACGCATCAACATCGCCGATGTCCTCAAGCCCACGGAGGCAGCTCTGGCTGCCATGGCCGAGGAGGTGGCCGGTCAGCTCTCGCCCCCGGAAACGGCCAGCCAGAAGAGTTCCTCCAGCGAGAGCCCCATCAAAACCCCAATCAAACGCAAGCACAAAGAAGACTCTGAAGAGGAATCGGCTGACACCAAGGATGTTAAGCCTGTCCTTAATTGGGTGCTGGACAGCAAGTTTAAGCGCGAACAGATACGCCTGAAGATACCCGAGGCGGCCATCGAATGGACACAGGCGCACGTGACCCACTGGCTGGAGTGGGCCGTCAAACAGTTTGAACTGGGTGGCATCAACATGAGCGACTGGCAGATGAACGGTCAGGAGCTCTGCGCAATGACGCACGAGGAGTTCAATCAAAAGTTGCCCCGTGATCCAGGCAACATCTTCTGGACCCACCTCCAGCTGCTAAAGGAGTGCAATTTCGTATCCGTGGTGCACAAACAGGCGGAGGAGCAGAGGAAGCCCAAGCAACCGAGAATCATGTCGGCAACTGCCATATCGACAACTTCAGGGGGCACACTTTCCCTCGAACAGCGCATTATGCGAAAATCCTACCAAGCAGTCAAGAGTTCCGATT CCGTGGAAAATACTCCGACATCAATGAGCCCCACAAATTACACGACCATCGGTTCCGGCAATAACGGACAAGTGCAGCTGTGGCAGTTCCTACTCGAAATACTCACCGACTGCGAGCACGCGGACATCATTGAATGGGTGGGCACCGAGGGAGAGTTCAAGCTTACTGACCCCGATCGAGTGGCCCGCCTTTGGGGCgagaagaaaaacaaacccGCCATGAACTATGAAAAGCTATCAAGGGCTCTGCGCTACTATTACGATGGGGATATGATCTCCAAGGTGTCCGGCAAGcgatttgcatacaaatttgACTGCGATTTGAAGCTATTGATCGGTTATGATGCGAAAGAGCTGTCCCGGCTGGTCAACGAGCGAAAGGTGGTGCCCGAGCGCGTAGCTCCAACGGAAACAATTAAAGAAGACACGTGA